The following proteins come from a genomic window of Deinococcus sp. KSM4-11:
- a CDS encoding dihydrofolate reductase family protein, whose product MRQLYCDLFITLDGFAKGQHSPAFFGLLGPDLETWIQDEMARPQDIVMGRVTFELMATMAASGSDPSSQQLTDHAKVVFSASLPEPLAWQNSRRIGGANLSSVTALKAEPGPALRTIGSVSLVQSLLGMGVVDRLRLIVFPLVLGDTGQEPLFRGLPDMSLDLLDSRLLDGRLQVLDYRPHLLPRS is encoded by the coding sequence GTGCGCCAGCTGTACTGCGACCTGTTCATTACACTCGACGGCTTTGCCAAGGGCCAGCACTCCCCAGCTTTTTTTGGCCTGCTGGGCCCCGATCTCGAAACCTGGATCCAGGATGAAATGGCCCGGCCGCAGGACATCGTCATGGGGCGGGTCACCTTCGAACTGATGGCCACCATGGCCGCCTCCGGTAGCGATCCCTCGTCGCAGCAGCTCACGGATCACGCGAAGGTCGTGTTCTCGGCATCCCTGCCCGAACCCCTGGCGTGGCAGAACAGCCGGAGGATCGGCGGAGCGAACCTGTCGTCGGTCACGGCGCTGAAGGCCGAACCTGGCCCGGCCCTTCGCACGATCGGGAGCGTGTCCCTGGTACAGAGCCTGCTCGGCATGGGCGTCGTGGATCGGCTGCGGCTGATCGTCTTCCCGCTCGTGCTGGGGGACACGGGCCAGGAGCCCCTTTTTCGCGGCCTCCCGGACATGTCGCTCGACCTTCTCGACTCACGGCTCCTGGATGGTCGGCTCCAGGTGCTCGACTACCGTCCACACCTCCTCCCCCGATCCTAG
- a CDS encoding IS5 family transposase (programmed frameshift) has protein sequence MSALHRHKLTNEQGNAFQPHLPQARSFGGRPRLDDRTFLNAVLWLLRTGAPWRDLPPVSGNWSSVATRFYRWSSQGVWQHVPERLQQLAHRRGHIDWETQFIDNTVIRTHHHAAGAQGGQQHEALGRSRGGFSTKLHVKCEGNGKPLAVFLTGGERHEMLGLVPLLSAGRVKRGGPGQPKSRPKQLVGDRGYSNGVTRKELRRRGIRAVVPPKRDQRRQSRYDRERNRVERAIVKLKRFRRVATRYDERQEHFLALVTLAVAMEWARPVSRLR, from the exons TTGAGTGCCCTTCACCGCCACAAACTCACCAACGAGCAGG GGAACGCCTTCCAACCCCATCTCCCCCAAGCACGCAGCTTCGGAGGGCGTCCCCGGCTCGACGATCGCACCTTTCTCAATGCTGTTCTCTGGCTCCTCCGCACGGGCGCACCCTGGCGTGACCTCCCACCCGTCTCCGGCAACTGGAGCTCCGTTGCCACCCGCTTCTACCGCTGGAGCAGCCAGGGCGTTTGGCAGCATGTTCCCGAACGCCTCCAACAGCTCGCCCACAGGCGTGGTCACATCGACTGGGAGACGCAGTTCATCGACAACACCGTCATCCGCACGCACCACCATGCAGCCGGCGCACAGGGAGGCCAGCAGCACGAGGCGCTCGGCCGTTCCCGTGGAGGCTTCAGCACCAAGTTGCACGTCAAGTGCGAAGGGAACGGCAAACCCCTGGCGGTGTTCCTGACCGGTGGAGAGCGTCACGAGATGCTCGGCTTGGTGCCCCTACTCAGCGCAGGGCGGGTCAAGCGTGGCGGCCCCGGTCAGCCAAAATCGCGACCGAAACAGCTCGTGGGTGACCGCGGTTACAGCAACGGAGTTACCCGCAAGGAACTGCGGCGTCGAGGGATTCGGGCGGTCGTTCCACCCAAGCGGGATCAACGACGTCAGAGCAGGTATGACCGTGAGCGGAACCGGGTGGAACGTGCCATCGTCAAGTTGAAGCGCTTTCGTCGTGTCGCAACCCGGTATGACGAGCGCCAGGAGCACTTCCTGGCGTTGGTGACGTTGGCGGTTGCCATGGAGTGGGCGAGACCGGTCAGTCGCCTTCGATGA
- a CDS encoding EAL domain-containing protein, with amino-acid sequence MTDEYETEAAATRQRQLLQGFEDSGLPLLAFDNAARVVYINRAARDLYGVDLTVLGQPGSSLFTYEWLDPDDDAASAAALQAGRSWSGQVQQVLPDGRTLRVEIHVSATYDAQGARSGTLGFVRDITALHKDERLMQLVVQHLQEVVTLHAPDGIILYTNRPSIRAAGDDLADLRGRSGYDIIHPDDRDVFRREVHARALHGEMGQAEWRRIEPGQPPAWMETRATPVAGRDGHVQYVLTLSREIGERRARDERLRVLESAVLHASDAVVISTAPEQPGEDAPVLYVNHGFTHLSGYQAHELSGQRQSLLIGPGSDPLAVQRIVAALAAGQQVNETYLAAARFGRPLWIDLALTPVVDDVGRLTHWIGVLRDVTRARQQLQLEHDRRAVLEMSAASRPLPEILEALVQLIERQLGDMTGSLHLLRGNRLYQGAPSRLPLPYLQGTEGLEIGPVAGSCGAAAFQQRSVVVGDIRSDRHWEAYRHLALPNGLLACWSTPILSQQRAVLGTFAVYASEPRWATPEDVALLEDTARLAAVILERHHALDEIQRQARHDHLTGLPNRSRFAEQLEAALTSCPPTQVVAVGLLDIDRFKVVNDSLGHAAGDELLQLIARRLQTVLEGRGSVARMGGDEFTLIFTPQRRRAEIAALAEAVLEAFAAPFLVAGHELFVRGSLGLAVFPEDTAQPGELLRLADIGMYQAKRRHQGWAFCDVVVDAPAARGVALEAALHRALERSELSLHYQPIVDAATGRPTGVEALLRWDSPDLGPVSTAELIPVAEESGLIASIGEWVLHQACQDAVRLQAVTPGLRMSVNLSARQFHHLNLRAALQHALETANCPAHLLTLELTEGILMDADAAGRLAVLHDLGVRLSIDDFGTGYSSLSYLKWLPVQELKIDRSFVTLLNDEPDGVDAQIIRALVGLAGALHLTLTAEGVETPAQAAHLRDLGVGALQGWLISRAKPFEELLTWLQDA; translated from the coding sequence ATGACTGACGAATACGAGACGGAGGCCGCGGCCACCCGCCAGCGCCAACTCCTGCAGGGCTTCGAGGACAGCGGCCTGCCGCTCCTGGCCTTCGACAACGCGGCGCGGGTGGTCTACATCAACCGCGCCGCCCGTGACCTGTACGGCGTGGATCTCACCGTCCTCGGGCAGCCCGGGTCGTCACTGTTCACCTACGAGTGGCTTGACCCGGACGATGATGCCGCTTCCGCCGCTGCGCTGCAGGCCGGCCGAAGCTGGTCCGGGCAGGTTCAGCAGGTGCTGCCAGACGGACGGACGTTGCGCGTCGAAATTCACGTGAGTGCCACCTATGACGCACAGGGAGCGCGGAGCGGCACGCTGGGATTTGTTCGCGACATTACGGCCCTGCACAAGGATGAGCGGCTCATGCAGTTGGTCGTTCAGCATCTGCAGGAAGTCGTGACCCTGCATGCGCCCGACGGCATCATCCTGTACACCAACCGTCCGTCCATCCGCGCCGCGGGCGATGACCTGGCCGACCTGCGCGGGCGCAGCGGCTACGACATCATCCACCCGGACGACCGCGACGTGTTCAGGCGCGAGGTGCATGCCCGCGCGCTGCACGGCGAGATGGGACAGGCCGAGTGGCGCCGGATCGAACCTGGGCAGCCACCCGCGTGGATGGAAACGCGGGCCACCCCGGTGGCGGGCCGTGACGGTCACGTGCAGTACGTGCTGACCCTCAGCCGTGAAATTGGTGAGCGGCGGGCCCGGGACGAGCGCCTGCGGGTGCTCGAGTCTGCCGTCCTGCACGCCAGTGACGCTGTGGTGATCAGTACCGCACCGGAGCAACCGGGTGAGGACGCCCCGGTGCTGTACGTCAACCACGGGTTTACCCACCTGAGCGGGTACCAGGCCCACGAGCTCAGCGGTCAACGCCAGAGCCTGTTGATTGGCCCAGGCAGTGATCCGCTGGCCGTGCAGCGGATTGTGGCGGCTCTGGCGGCCGGTCAACAGGTCAACGAGACCTACCTCGCCGCCGCCAGGTTCGGCCGGCCCCTGTGGATCGACTTGGCCCTGACACCAGTCGTTGATGACGTCGGCCGGCTGACCCACTGGATCGGCGTGCTGCGCGACGTGACCCGCGCGCGACAGCAGCTCCAACTGGAGCATGACCGCCGGGCGGTGCTGGAAATGAGCGCGGCCAGCCGGCCCCTTCCGGAGATTCTGGAAGCGCTCGTGCAGCTGATCGAGCGGCAGTTGGGCGACATGACGGGCAGTCTGCACCTGCTGCGCGGGAACCGGCTCTATCAGGGTGCGCCGTCCAGACTGCCGCTGCCCTACCTCCAGGGCACCGAGGGGCTGGAAATCGGTCCGGTGGCCGGCTCCTGTGGCGCGGCGGCCTTTCAGCAGCGCTCGGTGGTGGTGGGGGACATCCGGAGTGATCGGCACTGGGAGGCCTACCGGCACCTGGCCTTGCCCAACGGTCTGCTGGCCTGCTGGAGCACCCCGATCCTCAGCCAGCAGCGGGCTGTGCTGGGCACCTTCGCGGTCTACGCGTCTGAGCCCCGCTGGGCCACGCCCGAGGACGTGGCGCTGCTGGAAGACACCGCGCGGCTCGCGGCCGTGATTCTCGAACGCCATCACGCGCTCGACGAGATACAGCGTCAGGCGCGACACGACCATCTGACCGGGCTTCCCAACCGCTCGAGGTTCGCCGAGCAACTCGAGGCCGCCCTCACCAGCTGTCCCCCCACACAGGTGGTGGCCGTCGGTCTGCTGGACATCGACCGCTTCAAGGTGGTCAACGATTCGCTGGGCCACGCGGCTGGGGATGAACTGCTGCAACTGATCGCGCGCAGGCTGCAGACGGTCCTGGAAGGCCGAGGCAGCGTCGCTCGCATGGGTGGCGACGAATTCACGCTCATCTTCACACCGCAGCGGCGCCGCGCCGAGATCGCTGCGCTGGCTGAAGCGGTGTTGGAGGCCTTCGCTGCGCCGTTCCTGGTGGCCGGTCACGAACTCTTCGTGCGTGGCAGCCTGGGTCTGGCGGTGTTTCCGGAAGATACGGCGCAGCCGGGCGAGTTGTTGCGCCTGGCTGACATCGGGATGTACCAGGCCAAGCGGCGACACCAGGGCTGGGCGTTCTGTGATGTGGTGGTGGACGCGCCGGCGGCGCGCGGCGTGGCCCTGGAGGCCGCTCTCCACCGGGCCCTCGAGCGTTCGGAGCTGTCCCTGCACTATCAACCCATCGTCGACGCGGCCACGGGCCGGCCCACCGGGGTGGAAGCCCTGCTGAGATGGGACAGCCCTGATTTGGGTCCGGTGTCAACGGCGGAACTGATTCCGGTGGCTGAAGAAAGCGGCCTGATTGCCAGCATCGGCGAATGGGTGCTGCACCAGGCGTGTCAGGACGCCGTGCGGCTCCAGGCCGTCACGCCCGGCCTGCGCATGAGTGTCAACCTGAGCGCCCGGCAATTCCATCACCTCAATCTGAGGGCGGCCCTGCAGCATGCGCTGGAGACGGCGAACTGTCCGGCACACCTGCTGACCCTCGAACTGACTGAGGGCATTTTGATGGACGCCGATGCGGCGGGGCGGCTCGCGGTTCTGCATGACCTGGGTGTGCGGCTGAGCATCGATGATTTCGGCACCGGCTACAGCTCGCTGAGTTACCTCAAGTGGCTGCCGGTGCAGGAACTCAAGATCGACCGCAGTTTCGTCACGCTGCTCAACGACGAGCCGGACGGTGTGGACGCCCAGATTATTCGAGCACTGGTAGGACTGGCCGGAGCGCTGCACCTGACCCTGACCGCCGAAGGAGTGGAAACGCCGGCCCAGGCGGCGCACCTGCGCGACCTGGGGGTCGGCGCGCTGCAGGGCTGGCTGATCAGCCGCGCGAAGCCATTCGAGGAGCTGCTGACGTGGCTGCAGGATGCCTGA
- a CDS encoding TetR/AcrR family transcriptional regulator produces the protein MARPRQITDEQIVRAAHEAFLEQGFGATTAEIARRAGVSEGTLFKRYASKEELFEAALGLREYGQWRQQLHSQVGLGEVRRNLESAALAILVESSSVVPKLMAMFSRGHDPSHNPLLGRLDDPVRRDAEALAAYLQAETSLGRLRPLDTEVTALTIMGALTHYIHREHMMPAQGRRAIDAGRLVRSLFDVLWPGLSP, from the coding sequence ATGGCGCGCCCCCGGCAGATCACCGACGAGCAGATTGTGCGTGCCGCGCATGAAGCCTTTCTGGAGCAGGGCTTCGGGGCGACCACCGCCGAGATCGCCCGGCGGGCCGGCGTGTCCGAGGGCACCCTCTTCAAACGCTACGCCAGCAAGGAGGAGCTGTTCGAGGCCGCGCTGGGCCTGCGCGAGTACGGGCAGTGGCGGCAGCAGTTGCACTCCCAGGTGGGCCTCGGCGAGGTGAGGCGCAACCTGGAAAGCGCCGCGCTGGCCATCCTGGTGGAATCCAGTTCCGTCGTGCCGAAGCTGATGGCCATGTTCTCGCGGGGGCACGATCCGAGCCACAATCCCCTGCTGGGCCGCCTGGACGACCCGGTGCGGCGCGACGCCGAGGCGCTGGCGGCCTACCTGCAGGCCGAGACCTCGCTGGGGCGACTGCGGCCGCTGGACACCGAGGTCACGGCGCTGACGATCATGGGCGCCCTGACGCATTACATCCACCGGGAGCACATGATGCCCGCGCAGGGCCGTCGAGCCATCGACGCCGGTCGACTGGTGCGCAGCCTGTTCGACGTGCTGTGGCCGGGGTTGTCCCCGTAG
- a CDS encoding TolC family protein produces the protein MSHSPLHRVHTLLLTALLGGGAVAQTSAPPPPAAASAPLADTTASLLTALRASPDWRSADLTYRAAQLTLESARTRAGLSVSAGASASLTKVPWETGDWNGAATVTVSAGLSVLPWSAVQEGVRSAQRALDSAAIALRSSRASLTAQLLQAYSGARSAAAQQALADAQVALATRQLAVARDRRAQGLLSAEGDLAAQVALENAQATQGRAAHAAAQAARTLTRLLGRAVTLPTSAGAFDALPAVTDTGTVEELVARALRGRPEVARARAALADAQAGVQAAQLDASLPDVTASAIYGQLADAQGNPGKTLSGTLNLKAGTLGVQASIPTRDTSAIPSGLSLSLSASIPLLGSPAGTALRQAQLGQAQAQLALDSASQAVELDVRSRFETLQDERAALIAAQTAERQALTALESARARVAAGLATALDLTQADLTAQQATLALSTQQDAVGLAALQLSLATTDLDPILLTSGGTP, from the coding sequence ATGTCCCACAGTCCCCTCCACCGCGTTCACACGCTCCTGCTGACCGCCCTGCTGGGCGGCGGAGCCGTGGCGCAGACCTCCGCTCCTCCCCCACCCGCGGCCGCGAGCGCTCCGCTGGCCGACACCACGGCCTCCCTGCTGACGGCGCTGCGCGCCTCGCCGGACTGGCGCTCGGCCGACCTGACCTACCGCGCCGCACAGCTCACCCTGGAGAGCGCCCGCACCCGCGCGGGCCTGAGCGTGAGTGCCGGCGCGAGCGCCTCCCTCACCAAGGTGCCCTGGGAGACGGGCGACTGGAATGGTGCGGCCACCGTCACCGTAAGCGCCGGCCTGAGCGTGCTGCCCTGGTCGGCGGTCCAGGAAGGCGTTCGGAGCGCGCAGCGGGCCCTGGACAGCGCGGCCATTGCGCTGCGCTCCTCACGGGCCAGCCTGACGGCGCAGCTGCTCCAGGCCTACTCTGGCGCCCGCAGCGCCGCCGCGCAGCAGGCCCTCGCGGACGCGCAGGTGGCGCTGGCCACCCGGCAGCTGGCCGTCGCCCGCGACCGGCGGGCGCAGGGCCTGCTCTCCGCCGAGGGCGACCTGGCCGCGCAGGTCGCCCTTGAGAATGCCCAGGCCACCCAGGGCAGGGCCGCCCACGCCGCCGCCCAGGCGGCCCGAACCCTGACCCGGCTGCTCGGGCGGGCGGTGACGCTCCCCACCTCTGCGGGCGCGTTCGACGCCCTGCCGGCCGTCACGGACACCGGCACCGTCGAGGAACTCGTCGCCCGCGCCCTGCGGGGCCGGCCGGAGGTGGCCCGCGCCCGCGCCGCTCTGGCCGACGCGCAGGCTGGCGTGCAGGCCGCGCAGCTCGATGCCAGCCTGCCGGACGTGACGGCCAGCGCCATCTACGGCCAGCTGGCCGACGCCCAGGGAAACCCCGGGAAGACCCTGAGCGGCACCCTGAATCTGAAGGCGGGCACCCTCGGCGTGCAGGCCAGCATTCCCACCCGTGATACCAGCGCCATCCCCAGCGGCCTGTCCCTGTCCCTCAGCGCCAGCATCCCGCTGCTGGGCAGTCCGGCCGGCACGGCGCTGCGGCAGGCCCAGCTGGGTCAGGCGCAGGCGCAGCTGGCCCTGGACAGCGCGTCGCAGGCCGTCGAGCTCGATGTGCGCTCCCGCTTCGAAACCCTCCAGGACGAGCGAGCGGCCCTCATCGCGGCGCAGACCGCAGAGCGCCAGGCCCTCACCGCGCTCGAGTCGGCCCGCGCCCGCGTGGCTGCTGGACTCGCCACCGCCCTTGACCTCACGCAGGCCGACCTCACGGCGCAGCAGGCCACGCTGGCCCTGAGCACCCAGCAGGACGCCGTGGGGCTCGCCGCCCTGCAACTCTCGCTCGCCACCACCGACCTCGACCCCATTCTCCTGACCTCCGGAGGCACGCCATGA
- a CDS encoding TolC family protein — translation MITLLRPTLLLLLATATGAAAQATPLTLAGAVTRALASGTDITTARANLQKAQAAVRAARADPTSPITALTQADQDAAAQAATLDATKLSVTQTVVAQYLSAYETGQKAQVSTAQVALDDRQLKIAQARLAARVATALDVSRAQNTLNSDRQDLTNALAQVPVLEAQLARSLNLPAGTDLTLSAPPAPPKLSVGLAALQDGLEKRLPTLVQASNGAAFAALQVKLADNDYTPTRTLDDAKTALANAQRGLDDGSRAAATGVRDAYRAAQDAQQRVGIAQEALTNAQTALSNAQAKLRAGTAAAVDVQAAQVQAQQAALGVTQAQGGVWKALAAVGAASGLDVTGLVK, via the coding sequence ATGATCACCCTGCTGCGCCCGACCCTGCTCCTGCTGCTCGCCACTGCCACGGGCGCGGCCGCGCAGGCCACGCCCCTGACGCTCGCGGGCGCCGTCACGCGCGCCCTGGCGAGCGGAACCGACATCACGACCGCCCGCGCCAACCTGCAAAAAGCCCAGGCGGCCGTGCGCGCCGCGCGCGCCGATCCCACCAGCCCCATCACGGCCCTCACGCAGGCGGATCAGGACGCCGCCGCGCAGGCCGCGACGCTGGACGCCACCAAACTCAGCGTCACCCAGACGGTGGTCGCGCAGTACCTCAGTGCCTATGAGACGGGCCAGAAGGCCCAGGTGAGTACCGCGCAGGTGGCCCTGGACGACCGGCAGCTGAAGATCGCGCAGGCCCGACTCGCGGCGCGGGTTGCCACGGCGCTCGACGTGAGCCGGGCGCAGAACACCCTCAATTCTGACCGGCAGGACCTCACCAACGCGCTGGCGCAGGTGCCGGTGCTCGAGGCGCAGCTGGCCCGCAGCCTCAATCTGCCCGCTGGAACCGACCTGACGCTGAGCGCGCCGCCCGCCCCTCCCAAACTCAGCGTGGGCCTGGCAGCGCTGCAGGATGGGCTGGAGAAGCGGCTGCCTACCCTGGTACAGGCGTCCAACGGCGCCGCCTTCGCGGCCCTGCAGGTCAAGCTGGCGGACAACGACTACACGCCCACCCGCACCCTGGACGACGCGAAGACGGCCCTGGCAAACGCGCAGCGCGGCCTCGACGACGGCTCACGTGCCGCCGCGACCGGCGTGCGGGACGCCTACCGGGCCGCGCAGGACGCACAGCAGCGGGTGGGCATCGCACAGGAGGCGCTCACCAACGCGCAGACGGCGCTGTCGAATGCGCAGGCGAAACTCAGGGCCGGCACGGCCGCCGCCGTGGACGTGCAGGCCGCGCAGGTGCAGGCGCAGCAGGCCGCCCTGGGCGTCACGCAGGCGCAAGGCGGCGTGTGGAAGGCCCTGGCAGCCGTGGGGGCCGCGTCCGGTCTGGACGTGACGGGGCTGGTCAAGTGA
- a CDS encoding efflux RND transporter periplasmic adaptor subunit has product MARPLLSGVLVASALLAGCAPRGGKAVTPANNLDAAPAKTTTLDVTAVRGQAGTLTVQRTATATIEAQRDSQVAAKTGGTVQAVPVREGQHVSAGQVVVQLDDTQARQALQTARLQLQQAQITLDQTRTTSGQATSALQAAVTSAQATLAQAQSGAQSAESLYRLGGISLADVQAARAQLAQAQSGLAQARNTLSQNGRSAQSSVPLQEANRQSAQAAVSQAEENLTRTAVRAPFAGTVATIAVEVGEFAAQGSAVFRLVDPGSIRAKFSVPSGDAPALADGTRLNLSYGGVNYVAVVSGSPGIAGSNRLVPVTARVEGGDKLPVGATAQARYRNTLGSGVLLPSGAVQVEGGQNTVYVAAQGKAVQTPVTVVAESGGQVAVSGIAPGTQVITPVPASLQGGAAVRVTSGGTATP; this is encoded by the coding sequence ATGGCGCGCCCGCTCCTGTCCGGCGTGCTGGTCGCGAGCGCCCTGTTGGCGGGCTGCGCGCCGCGGGGGGGTAAGGCAGTCACGCCGGCGAACAACCTGGACGCCGCGCCGGCCAAGACCACCACGCTCGACGTGACGGCGGTGAGGGGCCAGGCCGGTACCCTCACCGTGCAGCGCACCGCGACCGCCACCATCGAGGCGCAGCGCGACTCGCAGGTCGCCGCGAAGACGGGCGGTACTGTCCAGGCTGTGCCGGTGCGCGAGGGCCAGCACGTCAGCGCCGGTCAGGTGGTGGTGCAGCTCGACGACACGCAGGCGCGCCAGGCCCTGCAGACCGCGCGGCTGCAGCTCCAGCAGGCGCAGATCACCCTCGACCAGACACGCACGACGTCCGGGCAGGCGACCTCGGCGCTGCAGGCGGCCGTGACGTCCGCGCAGGCCACGCTGGCGCAGGCGCAGAGTGGCGCCCAGAGCGCCGAGTCGCTGTACCGGCTCGGCGGCATCAGCCTCGCGGACGTGCAGGCAGCCCGCGCGCAACTCGCCCAGGCGCAGAGCGGGCTGGCCCAGGCCCGCAATACCTTGTCTCAGAACGGGCGCAGCGCCCAGAGCAGCGTGCCGCTCCAGGAGGCGAACCGGCAGAGTGCGCAGGCGGCGGTGTCCCAGGCCGAGGAGAACCTCACCCGCACGGCCGTACGGGCCCCCTTCGCCGGAACCGTCGCGACCATCGCGGTGGAGGTCGGGGAGTTCGCCGCGCAGGGCTCGGCGGTGTTCCGGCTGGTCGATCCGGGGTCGATCCGTGCGAAGTTCAGTGTGCCCAGCGGCGACGCGCCGGCCCTGGCCGACGGCACCCGCCTGAACCTCAGCTACGGCGGCGTGAATTACGTCGCGGTGGTCAGCGGGTCGCCGGGCATCGCCGGAAGCAACCGGCTCGTGCCGGTCACGGCGCGCGTGGAGGGCGGCGACAAGCTCCCGGTCGGCGCGACCGCCCAGGCGAGGTACCGCAACACGCTGGGGAGCGGCGTGCTGCTCCCCAGCGGCGCCGTGCAGGTCGAGGGCGGACAGAACACCGTGTACGTGGCCGCGCAGGGCAAGGCCGTGCAGACGCCGGTGACCGTCGTCGCCGAGAGTGGCGGGCAGGTCGCGGTCAGTGGCATCGCCCCCGGCACCCAGGTCATCACGCCGGTGCCCGCCAGCCTGCAAGGCGGCGCGGCCGTGAGGGTCACCTCTGGCGGAACAGCCACGCCATGA